A region from the Cannabis sativa cultivar Pink pepper isolate KNU-18-1 chromosome 9, ASM2916894v1, whole genome shotgun sequence genome encodes:
- the LOC133031343 gene encoding uncharacterized protein LOC133031343, whose amino-acid sequence MAKYLEKVRKNLEKFDYFKIEQIPREQNSNNDALAKLASQNDLDELNLVPVEMLNEPSICEEEDVEMIDSLLTWMTPIINYLLNGKFPTDKNEARKLLYSMPRYTIVDGKLYRRGYSMPILQCVLPAEANEIIREIHEGFCGDQSELRMMTLPHPFAIWGIDLIGALPTRRGGDKYAVVAIDFFTIGPRPQANGQVESANKTLKDTIKKKLDVGKGRWVDELPQVLWAHRTTEKTATRYTPFSIPTPSNKILQQKGEKEAFQHWRIGAKASVYKYERRICKSIQPKLGGSLCDQSGSRNRGLQIGSAKWLTDKELLETEIFAILLLLN is encoded by the exons ATGGCCAAGTATCTAGAGAAAGTTCGAAAGAACTTGGAAAAGTTCGATTATTTCAAAATTGAGCAAATCCCAAGAGAACAAAACTCTAACAACGATGCCTTAGCAAAACTGGCCTCGCAAAATGACTTGGATGAACTAAACTTGGTTCCAGTGGAAATGTTAAACGAGCCAAGTATATGCGAAGAGGAAGATGTCGAGATGATAGATAGCTTGCTCACGTGGATGACTCCCATAATCAACTATCTACTCAATGGAAAATTTCCAACTGACAAGAACGAGGCACGAAAACTCCTGTATTCAATGCCTCGCTACACGATAGTAGATGGCAAGTTGTACAGAAGGGGTTATTCAATGCCTATCCTTCAGTGTGTTCTTCCTGCAGAAGCAAACGAGATCATCAGGGAAATTCATGAAGGCTTTTGCGGAGATCAGTCAG AACTGAGGATGATGACCTTGCCTCATCCATTTGCAATATGGGGGATTGACTTGATTGGGGCACTTCCCACAAGGCGAGGAGGAGACAAGTACGCAGTGGTGGCTATCGATTTCTTTACTATTGGACCGAG GCCTCAGGCAAATGGACAAGTGGAATCTGCTaacaagaccttgaaggatactatcaagaagaaATTAGACGTTGGTAAGGGTAGATGGGTCGACGAACTACCTCAAGTACTTTGGGCTCATAGGACAACTGAGAAGACAGCAACGAGATATACTCCATTCTC CATACCAACACCGAGTaacaagatacttcaacaaaaAGGTGAAAAAGAGGCTTTTCAACATTGGAGAATTGGTGCTAAGGCGAGTGTTTACAAATACGAGAGACGCATTTGCAAGAGTATTCAACCCAAACTGGGAGGGTCCTTATGTGATCAAAGCGGTAGTAGGAACCGGGGTTTACAAATTGGCTCGGCTAAATGGCTCACTGATAAAGAACTACTAGAAACTGAAATATTTGCGATCTTACTACTATTAAATTGA